A single genomic interval of uncultured Desulfobacter sp. harbors:
- the qrcA gene encoding menaquinone reductase multiheme cytochrome c subunit QrcA, producing the protein MSELENKANDGPGGGAHHGTDNGPEDDKGLGLGVIFFMGAFLICFLSGWLLFPKLLYSKKEQPFSFDHSLHVEETGDCETCHYFREDGTFSGIPGLESCMECHTDEPMGETDDEAVFVEEYVAQGKEVPWLIYAKQPDCVFFSHAAHTVAGGMDCKTCHGHIGESSSSRPYEENRITGYSRDIWGKSIWGIKKNSWDRMKMDDCADCHLEKMGHKGYCFQCHK; encoded by the coding sequence ATGAGCGAGTTAGAAAACAAAGCAAACGATGGTCCTGGGGGGGGTGCGCACCACGGCACCGACAACGGTCCGGAAGATGACAAAGGGTTAGGCCTTGGCGTCATCTTTTTTATGGGGGCATTTCTGATATGCTTCCTGTCGGGCTGGCTGCTGTTTCCAAAATTGCTTTATTCAAAAAAGGAACAGCCTTTTAGTTTCGATCACAGCCTTCATGTCGAGGAAACAGGTGATTGTGAAACCTGCCATTATTTCAGAGAAGACGGTACCTTTTCCGGAATCCCGGGTCTGGAATCCTGTATGGAATGTCATACGGATGAACCCATGGGAGAGACCGATGACGAAGCCGTATTTGTGGAAGAGTATGTGGCCCAGGGAAAAGAAGTGCCTTGGCTGATATATGCCAAACAGCCTGATTGCGTGTTTTTCTCCCATGCCGCACATACGGTTGCAGGCGGCATGGATTGTAAGACCTGCCATGGTCACATTGGTGAATCATCATCTTCGCGGCCCTATGAGGAAAATAGAATTACCGGCTACAGCCGTGATATCTGGGGCAAGAGTATCTGGGGGATTAAAAAGAATTCTTGGGATCGTATGAAGATGGATGATTGTGCGGACTGCCACTTGGAAAAAATGGGTCACAAGGGCTACTGCTTCCAGTGCCACAAGTAA
- a CDS encoding helix-turn-helix transcriptional regulator has translation MTTEKKYGSAELAKEYGPLTFGRALWSHRKCEEISQKDFAKMLGISASSLCDLEKGRKLPSVNRAAKIAKILNEPEKIWIRLALQDMLREADLRYEVSVA, from the coding sequence ATGACTACTGAAAAAAAATACGGCAGCGCAGAGCTGGCAAAAGAGTATGGGCCCTTGACTTTTGGCCGGGCACTCTGGTCCCACCGGAAATGCGAAGAGATCTCCCAAAAGGATTTTGCCAAAATGCTTGGTATCTCAGCGTCAAGCCTTTGTGACCTGGAGAAGGGAAGGAAGTTACCATCTGTTAACCGGGCAGCAAAAATTGCCAAGATCTTAAATGAGCCTGAAAAAATTTGGATTCGATTGGCCCTTCAAGATATGTTGAGAGAAGCGGATTTAAGATATGAAGTTTCAGTGGCATAA
- a CDS encoding adenylosuccinate synthase, which yields MTNTVVVGTQWGDEGKGKIVDLLSEHADYVVRFQGGNNAGHTMVVNGKEIISHLIPSGILQQKKCFIGNGVVVDPFVLLDELDYLAGNNIDVSPNMLKISNRAHLIMPYHQEIDKAREIKKGKDKIGTTGRGIGPCYEDKATRVGIRFCDLLDFDLFKEKVQTVMAEKNFYLKEYFKTDPMDPALVIDQFETIRDRLLPYISDVSVSLDQGIRQGMQILFEGAQGTHLDIEHGTYPFVTSSTTVSANAASGCGVGPGQLNEIIGIVKAYTTRVGAGPFPTELFDETGEKIQKTGAEFGATTGRKRRCGWLDMVVLKNAVRLNSLTGLAITKLDVLDDLDEIKICTGYKYSEKVITDFPAQIDVLANCTPVYETHPGWKAQTSNITNFEDLPEKAKAYLARIEELSEVKIKIVSVGPGREATIIKENIF from the coding sequence GTGACAAACACAGTTGTTGTGGGAACCCAGTGGGGTGATGAAGGAAAAGGAAAGATTGTCGATCTACTCAGCGAGCACGCTGATTATGTGGTCAGGTTCCAGGGTGGGAACAATGCAGGACACACCATGGTGGTCAACGGAAAAGAAATTATCAGCCACCTGATCCCCTCCGGGATACTTCAGCAGAAAAAATGCTTTATCGGCAACGGTGTGGTGGTTGATCCTTTTGTATTGCTGGATGAACTTGATTATCTGGCGGGCAACAATATTGATGTGTCCCCCAACATGCTGAAAATCAGTAATCGTGCCCACCTCATCATGCCCTATCACCAGGAAATCGACAAAGCCCGGGAAATAAAAAAAGGAAAGGATAAAATCGGCACCACCGGTCGCGGGATCGGCCCTTGCTATGAAGATAAGGCAACTCGCGTGGGTATCCGGTTCTGTGATCTTCTTGACTTTGATCTGTTCAAGGAAAAAGTTCAGACGGTTATGGCGGAAAAAAATTTCTACCTGAAAGAGTATTTCAAAACCGATCCCATGGACCCGGCACTTGTTATTGATCAGTTTGAAACGATCCGGGACAGGCTTCTTCCTTATATTTCAGATGTTTCCGTATCCCTTGACCAAGGCATCCGGCAGGGTATGCAGATTTTATTTGAAGGTGCCCAAGGCACACACCTTGACATTGAACACGGCACCTACCCCTTTGTCACCTCTTCCACAACGGTTTCAGCGAACGCGGCTAGCGGCTGCGGCGTGGGGCCTGGACAGCTCAATGAAATCATCGGCATTGTCAAGGCATACACCACCCGGGTGGGCGCAGGTCCCTTCCCAACGGAACTATTTGACGAAACAGGTGAAAAAATCCAGAAAACCGGGGCTGAATTCGGCGCCACCACCGGACGCAAACGGCGTTGTGGATGGCTGGACATGGTGGTATTAAAAAATGCCGTCCGCCTGAACAGCCTGACCGGACTTGCCATTACCAAACTTGATGTTCTGGATGACCTGGATGAGATTAAAATCTGCACAGGTTATAAATATTCGGAAAAAGTCATAACAGATTTCCCCGCCCAAATTGATGTCCTGGCAAACTGTACGCCTGTTTATGAAACACATCCCGGCTGGAAAGCGCAGACATCAAATATAACCAATTTTGAGGATCTGCCTGAAAAAGCCAAAGCCTATCTTGCACGGATAGAAGAATTGTCGGAAGTTAAAATTAAAATTGTATCCGTGGGACCGGGGCGTGAAGCCACAATCATCAAAGAAAATATTTTCTAA
- the mpl gene encoding UDP-N-acetylmuramate:L-alanyl-gamma-D-glutamyl-meso-diaminopimelate ligase, whose translation MTDSIKRIHLVAACGTGMGTLACILKKMGYTVTGSDQNVYPPMSDFLEDNGITLFSGFDPANISDDPNRVPDLVIIGNAVTRENPEAVAVMERGLAYMSMPQAVNRFIADDKKIILVTGTHGKTTTSAIMAHLLDTAGLSPSFMIGGILKDYNASFKIGDGEYMVIEGDEYDTAFFDKGPKFMHYDPFITIMTGIEFDHADIFDDLDHVCRAFDALVSKIKDKSRIIACKENVNLMQVLERAGGAEIQTYGPSAMWQVHDHRLSSEPDPVTGRLHTLARITGPGTDMDIQTDLPGRHNLLNATACIAAARSLGIEDADIARGLSTFSGVKRRQEIRGQVAGITVMDDFAHHPTAVRETIAAVKPFYPQGRLVAVFEPRTNTSMRNIFQATYPACFDQADLVCICSPGVKKNIPEKERFSPERLTEDICKRGRAAHHFHDPGQVIDFLALELKPKDLVLVMSNGGFGNIHQRLLERLG comes from the coding sequence ATGACTGATTCAATTAAGCGGATTCATCTGGTTGCAGCCTGTGGTACCGGCATGGGAACGTTGGCCTGTATCCTTAAAAAAATGGGTTATACCGTCACAGGATCGGACCAGAATGTTTATCCGCCCATGAGCGATTTTCTTGAAGATAACGGGATTACGCTTTTTTCCGGATTTGACCCGGCCAATATCAGTGACGATCCAAACCGGGTGCCGGATCTTGTTATTATCGGCAATGCCGTAACACGTGAGAACCCGGAAGCCGTTGCCGTAATGGAACGGGGGCTTGCCTATATGTCTATGCCCCAGGCTGTGAACCGTTTTATTGCAGATGATAAGAAGATTATTCTTGTCACCGGTACCCATGGCAAGACAACCACCTCTGCCATCATGGCACATTTGTTGGACACTGCCGGTCTTTCCCCTTCATTTATGATCGGGGGGATTTTAAAGGATTATAACGCCTCATTTAAGATTGGTGACGGAGAATATATGGTGATAGAGGGGGATGAATATGATACGGCTTTTTTTGATAAAGGGCCCAAGTTCATGCACTATGATCCTTTTATAACCATCATGACCGGCATTGAATTTGACCATGCCGATATCTTTGATGACCTGGATCACGTTTGCCGGGCGTTTGATGCCCTGGTTTCAAAGATCAAAGATAAAAGCCGTATTATCGCCTGCAAGGAAAATGTTAATCTGATGCAGGTACTGGAACGGGCGGGAGGTGCCGAAATTCAGACTTACGGACCCAGCGCCATGTGGCAGGTGCATGACCATCGCCTGAGCAGTGAGCCGGATCCTGTTACGGGTCGTTTGCACACCCTTGCCCGCATCACAGGCCCTGGTACGGATATGGATATACAAACGGATCTGCCCGGGCGGCACAACCTTCTCAATGCAACGGCCTGTATTGCCGCGGCCCGCAGCTTGGGGATCGAGGACGCGGACATTGCCCGTGGGCTTTCAACGTTTAGCGGTGTTAAAAGACGTCAGGAAATAAGGGGGCAGGTCGCCGGTATTACGGTGATGGACGATTTTGCCCATCATCCGACAGCGGTTAGAGAAACCATTGCCGCAGTCAAACCGTTTTATCCCCAGGGCCGCCTGGTTGCCGTATTTGAGCCAAGAACCAATACCAGCATGAGAAATATTTTCCAAGCGACTTATCCGGCATGCTTTGACCAGGCAGACCTGGTGTGCATCTGTTCTCCCGGGGTTAAAAAGAATATTCCTGAAAAAGAGCGGTTTTCCCCCGAACGTCTGACCGAAGATATTTGCAAAAGGGGCAGGGCTGCCCACCATTTCCACGACCCTGGCCAGGTGATCGACTTTCTTGCCTTGGAACTCAAACCCAAAGATCTTGTTCTGGTTATGTCCAATGGCGGGTTTGGAAATATTCACCAGCGGCTTTTGGAGCGATTAGGGTGA
- a CDS encoding bacteriohemerythrin has translation MTNIIEWDEKYSVDEPELDECRKQLMDMFNTLIEIKTNKGDTKDVANLITDINDFSKIFFSKEEKILGRKGYPDLDTHSKIHRRFIKKAIGLRREIAEDVDNLAIEDIVELRDWLITHFEATDALFIPFLRIHRYVDECENKK, from the coding sequence ATGACCAATATTATTGAATGGGATGAAAAATATAGTGTGGATGAGCCTGAACTTGATGAATGCCGCAAGCAGCTTATGGATATGTTTAATACCCTCATTGAAATTAAGACGAATAAGGGCGACACTAAGGATGTGGCTAATTTGATTACCGATATCAATGATTTCAGTAAGATTTTTTTTTCAAAAGAGGAAAAAATTCTTGGCCGAAAAGGGTATCCTGATCTTGACACCCATTCAAAGATCCATCGCCGGTTTATCAAAAAGGCCATTGGCCTTCGTCGTGAAATCGCAGAAGACGTTGATAATCTGGCCATTGAGGATATTGTGGAATTGCGGGACTGGCTTATTACACATTTTGAAGCCACAGACGCCCTGTTTATACCCTTTTTAAGAATTCACAGGTATGTGGATGAGTGTGAAAATAAAAAATGA
- a CDS encoding type II toxin-antitoxin system mRNA interferase toxin, RelE/StbE family, with product MNKVVLNKKAQKQFKKIPTHIQGKLQTWIESVEAFGIEEIRLIPGYHDEPLTGQRTGQRSIRLSRAYRAFYVEYDDKIMIEIIEVNKHDY from the coding sequence ATGAACAAAGTCGTCCTAAATAAAAAAGCCCAAAAGCAGTTCAAAAAAATTCCGACCCATATCCAGGGTAAACTTCAGACTTGGATTGAATCAGTTGAGGCGTTTGGCATTGAAGAGATCAGACTAATCCCTGGATACCACGATGAACCATTGACAGGACAAAGAACCGGACAGCGGTCCATCCGTCTGTCCAGAGCGTACAGGGCTTTTTATGTAGAATATGATGACAAAATCATGATTGAAATAATAGAGGTGAACAAACATGACTACTGA
- the tadA gene encoding tRNA adenosine(34) deaminase TadA: MNDEYYMMLALDEAKKAEKHDEVPVGAILVDPAGKVIGQGYNCPISENDPTSHAEIKAIRSACRHINNYRLPGTTLYVTIEPCIMCMGAIIHARIQRLVFGAPDPKWGAAVSLYQMGSDVRLNHQPEIIQGICEKQTRHIIKSFFEEKRRHRDKHSCCGNPVG; this comes from the coding sequence ATGAACGATGAATATTACATGATGCTTGCCTTGGATGAGGCAAAAAAAGCCGAAAAACATGACGAGGTACCCGTTGGGGCCATCTTGGTGGACCCGGCCGGCAAGGTAATCGGACAGGGATATAACTGCCCGATATCTGAAAACGACCCCACAAGCCATGCTGAAATCAAGGCCATTCGTTCGGCCTGCAGGCACATAAATAACTATCGTCTGCCCGGGACAACGCTTTATGTGACCATAGAACCATGCATTATGTGCATGGGGGCAATAATCCATGCCAGAATCCAACGGCTGGTATTCGGGGCGCCGGATCCTAAATGGGGGGCTGCGGTCTCCCTTTACCAAATGGGATCGGATGTACGATTGAACCACCAACCTGAGATTATTCAGGGAATATGTGAAAAACAGACAAGACATATTATTAAAAGTTTTTTTGAGGAAAAAAGGAGACACCGTGACAAACACAGTTGTTGTGGGAACCCAGTGGGGTGA
- the ccsB gene encoding c-type cytochrome biogenesis protein CcsB gives MNSSLLLSAATFIYALASVFYIGSFSFKKQALARLGFWVIVIGLVANTCGILLRWVESYQMGYGHAPFSNMYESLVFFSWTAAALYVFVEFKYKESIIGVFVSPLIFLGIAYASFDPSITSKITPLIPALKSNWLIAHVITCFLGYAGFALAFGFSFMYFIKPKDPGAKSLFAKLPDWDIIDELTYQMIVFGFLFLTIGIITGSVWANSAWGKYWSWDPKETWSLITWFIYAIFLHLRLMRGWHGKNLAVVSIIGFLGVLFTYFGVNFFLSGLHSYG, from the coding sequence ATGAATTCATCCCTGCTTTTATCGGCTGCAACATTTATCTATGCGTTGGCATCGGTATTTTATATTGGATCTTTTTCCTTCAAAAAACAGGCGCTCGCCCGGCTTGGATTCTGGGTGATTGTTATTGGACTCGTGGCCAATACCTGCGGAATTTTACTGCGGTGGGTGGAGTCCTACCAGATGGGGTACGGGCATGCACCCTTTTCCAATATGTATGAGTCCCTGGTCTTTTTTTCATGGACTGCTGCTGCCCTTTATGTCTTTGTGGAATTCAAATACAAGGAAAGCATCATCGGCGTATTTGTATCTCCCTTGATTTTTTTGGGTATTGCCTATGCCAGCTTTGATCCCTCCATCACGTCAAAAATAACGCCTTTGATTCCCGCCCTTAAGTCCAACTGGCTCATTGCCCATGTAATTACCTGTTTTCTTGGATATGCAGGTTTTGCCCTTGCCTTTGGATTCAGCTTTATGTACTTCATCAAACCCAAAGATCCCGGAGCCAAAAGCCTGTTTGCAAAATTACCGGACTGGGATATCATTGACGAACTGACCTACCAAATGATTGTTTTCGGGTTTCTTTTTCTGACCATCGGTATCATCACGGGCTCTGTTTGGGCCAATTCCGCCTGGGGTAAATATTGGTCCTGGGATCCTAAAGAAACCTGGTCTTTGATCACCTGGTTTATTTATGCCATTTTTCTTCATCTGCGGCTGATGCGCGGGTGGCACGGAAAAAATCTTGCCGTTGTTTCCATCATCGGGTTTTTAGGGGTTCTGTTCACCTATTTCGGCGTGAATTTCTTTTTATCCGGCCTGCACAGTTACGGTTAG
- the hemL gene encoding glutamate-1-semialdehyde 2,1-aminomutase — MERTKSAALFSSARNLIPGGVNSPVRACGSVGGEPIFIEKGEGARIFDADGNAYIDYVLSWGPLILGHRPKSVVDALKKVLDSGTSFGAPTARENELAQLVVDSVASVDMVRMVNSGTEATMSAIRLARGVTGRDLIIKFDGCYHGHADTLLVAAGSGVATLNIPGSPGVPADVIRNTLSLPYNDIDAFEQLMAEKGKEIACVILEPVAGNMGMVAPDPLFLKAVRRETATHGTLLIFDEVMTGFRVGGRACAQGYFYIDPDLTCFGKVIGGGLPVGAYGGKREIMSQIAPGGSIYQAGTLSGNPLAMAAGVATLKELENDQLYADMDRRADMLINGLQAAADDAGIPFSAGHFGSMAGFFFTGQTVRNFDDAKTCDLDRFAKFYRGMLAKGIYLAPSQFEACFISAAHTDEDIEITLEAARQVMAEI; from the coding sequence ATGGAACGTACGAAATCAGCCGCTTTATTTTCATCGGCCAGGAATTTGATACCGGGCGGGGTTAATTCTCCGGTAAGGGCTTGCGGTTCGGTGGGTGGAGAACCCATTTTTATTGAAAAAGGAGAGGGCGCCAGGATTTTTGATGCTGACGGCAACGCGTATATTGATTATGTCCTGTCCTGGGGGCCGTTAATTCTTGGCCACCGTCCAAAGTCTGTGGTTGATGCTTTGAAAAAAGTGTTGGATTCAGGCACAAGTTTTGGTGCGCCGACTGCACGTGAAAATGAACTGGCCCAGCTTGTTGTGGATTCCGTGGCGTCCGTGGATATGGTCAGGATGGTTAACTCCGGCACCGAAGCGACCATGAGTGCCATTCGTCTGGCAAGGGGCGTGACAGGCCGGGACCTTATTATCAAGTTTGACGGATGTTACCATGGCCATGCAGATACCCTGCTTGTGGCAGCCGGCTCCGGTGTCGCTACCTTAAACATCCCAGGAAGCCCGGGTGTTCCTGCTGATGTGATCCGCAATACGTTGTCTTTGCCATATAATGACATTGACGCTTTTGAGCAACTCATGGCTGAAAAAGGCAAGGAGATTGCTTGTGTGATTCTTGAGCCTGTGGCAGGGAATATGGGCATGGTAGCGCCTGATCCCCTGTTTTTAAAGGCAGTACGCCGGGAAACTGCAACCCATGGCACCCTGCTGATTTTTGATGAGGTTATGACCGGATTCCGGGTCGGGGGAAGGGCGTGCGCCCAGGGCTATTTTTATATTGATCCGGATTTGACCTGTTTTGGTAAAGTTATCGGTGGCGGACTGCCCGTGGGTGCATATGGCGGAAAACGTGAAATCATGTCGCAGATTGCCCCTGGGGGATCTATTTACCAGGCCGGAACGTTGTCAGGCAATCCTCTGGCCATGGCCGCGGGGGTCGCCACATTAAAAGAATTAGAGAATGACCAACTTTACGCTGACATGGACCGGCGGGCAGATATGCTGATCAACGGTCTTCAAGCAGCAGCCGATGACGCAGGCATTCCTTTTTCCGCCGGGCATTTCGGCTCCATGGCCGGGTTCTTTTTTACCGGTCAAACGGTGCGCAATTTCGATGATGCCAAAACCTGTGATCTGGACCGGTTTGCAAAATTTTACCGCGGTATGCTGGCCAAAGGTATCTATCTTGCGCCATCGCAGTTTGAGGCCTGTTTTATCTCTGCGGCCCATACGGACGAGGATATTGAAATCACGCTGGAGGCCGCACGGCAGGTCATGGCAGAAATTTAA
- a CDS encoding cytochrome c biogenesis protein ResB has protein sequence MKQKDSFADQIWMFFASVKLTVYTLVLLAVTSIIGTVLLQNGSPEAYIRLYGPGLYNMIQVLQLDRMYQAWWFLLLMVVLCVNIVVCSIDRLSVTWKIIFPKNISVNPRRFEKTKNRQQFECLLPMDRFVRQAKQVLAGRVGNVVEKTDETGVFLYAEKGRWSRLGVYVVHASVLMLLAGALIGSALGFKANLRLDEGQSADTVFDASTRLPIKLPFTVRCNDFQVKFYDTGAPDEFKSNLTILENNQESFSEDILVNHPLRYKGINIFQAYYGATTPDEALFEITDSKTGTVETHTIKNGGVVPLPAGAGNFIFEGFLPHYNFNGHDLGEVFIGRLDTTDGKNFQIALPTKFPTFDKMRKGRFTVEVKSWDQAYYTGLQVTKDPGVPFVYTGFLLMIIGCWVTFFVSHQSVCIGLEQAGSGSTRVWVAGRANRNAQSTNLTVKKLVKELKDISS, from the coding sequence TTGAAACAAAAAGATAGCTTTGCCGATCAGATCTGGATGTTTTTTGCCTCGGTGAAACTCACTGTTTATACCCTGGTGCTTTTAGCCGTAACCTCAATCATTGGGACTGTGCTTTTGCAGAACGGAAGTCCTGAGGCCTATATCAGGCTTTACGGCCCAGGACTATACAATATGATCCAGGTACTCCAACTGGACAGGATGTATCAGGCCTGGTGGTTTCTGCTGCTCATGGTGGTATTATGCGTCAATATTGTTGTTTGTTCCATTGATCGGCTTTCGGTTACCTGGAAAATTATTTTTCCTAAAAACATTTCAGTTAATCCCCGGCGGTTTGAAAAAACCAAAAACAGACAGCAGTTTGAGTGTCTCCTTCCCATGGACCGCTTTGTGCGCCAAGCAAAACAGGTGCTTGCCGGACGGGTCGGCAACGTCGTTGAAAAGACAGATGAAACAGGCGTGTTTTTGTATGCGGAAAAAGGCCGGTGGTCCCGCCTTGGGGTTTACGTGGTCCATGCAAGCGTGCTTATGCTGCTTGCCGGTGCCCTGATTGGGTCTGCATTAGGATTTAAGGCCAATTTGCGCCTGGACGAAGGGCAATCCGCAGATACCGTGTTTGATGCGTCTACACGGTTGCCCATAAAGCTGCCGTTCACGGTCCGGTGCAATGATTTTCAGGTTAAATTTTACGATACAGGGGCGCCGGACGAATTTAAATCCAATCTAACCATCCTTGAAAACAACCAGGAAAGTTTTTCAGAGGATATTCTGGTTAACCACCCGTTAAGGTACAAAGGCATCAATATTTTTCAGGCTTACTACGGTGCAACAACACCTGATGAAGCCCTGTTTGAAATTACTGACAGTAAAACCGGGACAGTTGAGACACACACCATAAAAAACGGCGGTGTCGTGCCGCTGCCGGCTGGTGCCGGTAATTTTATATTTGAAGGATTTTTACCCCATTATAATTTCAATGGTCATGACCTTGGTGAGGTGTTTATCGGGCGCCTTGATACAACCGATGGCAAGAATTTTCAAATTGCTTTGCCCACCAAGTTTCCCACCTTTGATAAAATGCGCAAGGGCAGATTCACTGTTGAGGTTAAATCCTGGGACCAGGCCTATTACACCGGCCTTCAGGTGACAAAGGATCCGGGCGTTCCCTTTGTGTACACAGGCTTTCTTCTTATGATCATCGGCTGTTGGGTCACTTTCTTTGTTTCCCATCAGTCCGTGTGCATCGGCCTTGAACAAGCCGGATCCGGCAGTACCCGGGTGTGGGTGGCAGGCCGGGCCAACCGCAACGCCCAGAGCACCAATTTGACTGTCAAAAAACTTGTAAAGGAATTAAAGGACATATCAAGCTAA
- a CDS encoding AAA family ATPase has product MSDFSFNALDVLHESGFFSHLDYYFSTTMANIFNDSEPLEIISAALTCRALSKGCICLDLTGLAGSVLESSEGKELIRLPELKSWCNILENSAMVGMEVSNCGKKETDTTSWIAKYPLILDRDNNLYLSRYYDFQCRLSDNIKARIKSRISGPDDEFVDHRPASYFDSRDTQRTFGQQQAVKKALCSGFIMVSGGPGTGKTYITDIIQTLLITWANENDLKPPRVICLAPTGKAAARLKNGATIHSALKPVKNGTGFRHNAANPLAADLVIIDEASMIDMALMTRLFEAISPDARIVMLGDMNQLSPVQAGAVFFDLCHADVLSDYRVFLDVNFRSGGKVGIEKLAKAVNASDADTVADLLKANYPDLVFVDTDEDQGYQTRLESSILEGYTPLWDAASCDQAMAVLDGFRILCAHNSGNSGTLQINHLCEKILRSKGKDVINRPVFKTLLMVRRNDYKRSLFNGDTCVVLEENGISTAWFAPGKSSKSGDSGQSGARHFRVSDLPECELGFAVTVHKSQGSEFDTVLILIPEQISPVVTRQLLYTGITRSRKQVIIFGSMPMIRQAVQTTVERRSNLQI; this is encoded by the coding sequence ATGAGTGACTTTTCCTTCAATGCTCTTGACGTTCTCCATGAATCGGGATTTTTTTCTCATCTGGACTACTATTTTTCCACAACCATGGCCAATATCTTTAACGATTCAGAACCGTTGGAGATTATCTCCGCAGCTTTGACCTGCAGAGCGCTTTCCAAAGGCTGCATCTGTCTGGATCTTACAGGTTTGGCCGGTAGTGTCCTGGAATCGTCCGAGGGAAAAGAACTTATCCGGCTTCCTGAACTCAAATCCTGGTGCAATATCCTTGAAAATTCTGCCATGGTGGGTATGGAAGTCTCAAATTGCGGGAAAAAAGAGACTGACACGACTTCCTGGATTGCCAAGTATCCCTTGATCCTTGACCGTGACAACAATCTTTATCTTTCCCGGTACTATGATTTTCAATGCCGGCTTTCAGATAATATCAAAGCACGGATTAAAAGCCGGATTTCCGGACCTGATGATGAATTTGTGGACCACAGGCCGGCATCATATTTTGACAGCCGGGATACCCAAAGGACTTTTGGACAGCAGCAGGCTGTTAAAAAGGCCCTTTGTTCCGGTTTTATAATGGTATCCGGCGGCCCGGGTACCGGAAAAACCTATATTACCGATATAATACAAACCCTTTTGATTACCTGGGCCAATGAAAATGACTTGAAACCGCCTCGGGTGATCTGTTTGGCTCCCACGGGCAAGGCCGCGGCCAGGTTGAAAAACGGGGCCACCATTCACAGTGCGCTTAAACCCGTGAAAAACGGAACAGGGTTCCGGCACAATGCAGCGAACCCCCTGGCGGCAGACCTGGTGATTATTGATGAAGCATCCATGATTGACATGGCGCTAATGACAAGACTTTTTGAAGCCATCAGCCCTGATGCACGTATTGTCATGCTCGGTGATATGAATCAACTTTCTCCGGTTCAGGCCGGCGCCGTGTTTTTTGATCTGTGTCATGCTGATGTTTTGTCTGATTACCGTGTTTTTTTGGATGTTAATTTCAGATCCGGGGGTAAAGTCGGCATTGAAAAGCTTGCAAAAGCGGTTAATGCCAGTGATGCGGATACTGTGGCAGATCTCCTTAAAGCGAATTATCCTGATCTTGTATTTGTGGATACCGACGAAGATCAAGGATATCAGACCCGCCTTGAATCTTCTATCCTGGAAGGGTACACGCCGCTTTGGGATGCGGCATCTTGTGACCAGGCCATGGCTGTCCTTGACGGCTTTCGGATACTGTGCGCTCATAATTCAGGAAACAGCGGAACATTACAAATTAATCATCTATGTGAAAAAATATTACGATCTAAAGGCAAAGATGTTATAAATCGGCCTGTTTTTAAAACGCTTTTGATGGTCCGGCGTAATGATTACAAAAGGTCATTGTTTAACGGTGATACGTGTGTGGTCCTTGAAGAAAACGGGATATCCACGGCCTGGTTTGCCCCGGGAAAATCAAGCAAATCAGGTGACTCAGGGCAATCAGGTGCCAGGCATTTCAGGGTGTCTGATCTGCCCGAATGTGAGCTTGGCTTTGCCGTGACCGTCCATAAAAGCCAGGGATCGGAATTTGACACTGTGTTGATCCTTATCCCTGAACAGATATCACCGGTTGTTACCCGGCAGTTGCTTTATACGGGTATCACGCGGTCCCGGAAACAGGTGATTATTTTCGGCAGCATGCCCATGATCCGGCAGGCCGTACAGACCACGGTTGAACGCAGGTCCAACCTACAAATTTGA